The following nucleotide sequence is from Borrelia puertoricensis.
GATAGAGATATTGAAAGAGATATTGCAATTAAATTTGTAGGGGCTTCTATTGGTGTTAAGGAAGGTGGTACTTTAAGTGTTCTTCGGACTAAAATCAAAGTTAAGGCTTTGCCTTTAGATTTGCCAGAATTTGTTGAAGTAGATTTGACCCCTGTTAAGAAGGGATATCAGATAACTTTTAAGGATATTGTACTTCCTGAGAATGTGAGACTTGCTGAAGATGATGAAAATTTGTCTATTTTGTTTGTAAAATAAAAAAATATGGATTTGTTAATAGTTGGCCTGGGTAATCCCGGGTCTAATTTTTTTCATACTAGACATAATGTTGGTTTTGGGCTTATAGATAAATTGGTTGTAAAGCATGATCTCTCTTTGAAAAAGGTAAAAAATTATGAATACTCTGATTTTAATTTTGAGAATAAACGAATAGTTTTAATTAAACCTTTAACTTATATGAATTTGAGTGGTAATATTTTTCCTTTTGTTTTTGCTAGATTTTATATGAAAATAACTAATCTGTTGATTATAGTTGATAATGTTGATTTACCTTTGGGAAAATGTAAACTTAGAAAGATAGGAGGTACTTCTACGCATAATGGACTTCGTTCTATTTCTGAGAGCCTTGGAAGTACTAAATATAGTAGACTTTATATTGGAGTTGGAAAGAATAATGAATCTAGTCTTAGAGATTTTGTTCTTGCAAAATTTAGCGATGGTGAGCTTAAGCGTATTAGAAATGTATTTAATTTTTTAAGTGAAGAGATATTAAGTATTGATGAATGTAATTTTGAGAGTAAAATTGCGACTATTAATTCTAGTAGTTTTTGATGTTTTGGAATAATATTTTAACAAAGATAGAAAGTTTTTACTTTAAAAATTCTTTAACCAAAGAAAAAGTAATAGTTGCTTTTTCTGGGGGAGCAGATTCTACTACCTTGTTATTGAGTTTAAAGGAGTATTTAAATAATAATATTGTTGCACTTTATTTTGCGCATTATATAAGATCAGATTTCGAGCAAAATCTGGAAATAGAACATATAAAAAAGTTTTGTAATTTTCATAGCATTACTTTTCAAATAAAGAGGTGTAGTGTTGATATAAAGAGAAAGTCTAGGCAACTTGGTATGTCAGTTGAGGAGTTGGCTAGAAAATATCGCTATGATGCTTTGTTAGAATCTTTTAGAGAAAATGGGGCAAGTTATATTGCTCTTGCTCATAATCAAAATGATCAATTTGAAACTTTGGTGATGAGATTTTTTCAAGGTTCATTTTTGGATGGATTGTCTGGTATTCCAGTTATCAATGGAAATATTATTAGACCTTTAATTGATGTATCAAGAGAGGATATTGAAAAATTTCTTTCTTTGAATAGTATTGTTTATTCTGTTGATAGTACTAACCATGAAGATTTATATTTAAGAAATAAAATTAGAAATAATCTTATGCCAGTTATTAGGAAAATTTTTAAGGGATATGAAAGAGGTTTGAAAAGGATATCTGATTTTTCAAGTGAGCTTGCAGGTTATTTTGATAAAGAAGATTATCTTTCCCCGAGTAAGGGTAATTATTATTATTTTTTTGATGCTATGACTTTTTTCAGGCTACCAAAGTATTTGGTTTTTAGGAGTATTTTTAAGATTTTAAATTCAGAAGGAATTGTGTCAAATTTGTCATATGGCACTTTAGGTGAGATTTTTAGGGTGAATCTTGCTAATAAAAAAAGTAAAATATTACTTAAAACCAATGATTTTTTTTTGGAAAAACGTAAAGATAAGATTAACCTTATCTTTAGAGAAGCTGAAGAGATGCATGAGCCTTTTGATTTTTTCTTAAGACTTAATGAATGTCATAGTTTATCTTTAGGTAAGATTTTGTTAGAATATTTGGAGTGTGAAGATAATTCTATACTAACATTGAGATGTTGTTCTTATGAGTTTAGGCATAGATTTTTTAGAAGTAAGTTACAATCAAAGAAGTTCTTTTCTAAGTTTGTAAGATATAATCCACTTTATTTAATGTTGTTAGTGTTAGATGATAAGGTAATTGGCATTATTGATTTAAATACTTTAAACTTAATTTGGAGTGATAAGAGTATTCTTAAAAAAATTAATATATCTTTGTTCGGAGGATTTTTAAAGGAATGAATATTAACAATAATAATTTGAATAATAATGGTAAATCTAATAATAAAAAGAAAAATAAGAATTGGATTTTGGTTCTTGTTATAGTCTTTTTAGTTTTAGCAATATTCATGTCTTATTTTATGCGTGGCGGAGAAAATTATAAGAACGTGCCTTATAGTACATTTCAAACTTATTTAGATAGTGGTTTAGTTGAATCAGCAATAATAATTGATAAGAGTCAAATTCAATTTATTGTCAAAAATTCGAATTTAGGAAAATCTTATTTCTCTACTAGTATTCCTTATTTTGATATCAATCTGCTTTCTGAGCTTAAAGCAAAGAGAGTTGAGGTAAGTTCTGGAAAAAGTCAGTCATCTTTAATTGGTGTTATTCTTCAAACTTTGCCATGGATATTATTTTTTATTTTCTTTTTCTTTATATTTCGTCAAACTCAGGGTGGTGGAGGCAAGGTTTTTTCATTTGGAAAAAGCAATGCTCAAAAGTATGAGGCAGGAAAGAATAAAGTTACTTTTAAAGATGTTGCTGGTCAAGAAGAAGCTAAGCAGGAACTTAGGGAAGTAGTTGAATTTCTTAAAAACCCTAAAAAATTTGAAAAGATAGGTGCAAGGATTCCAAAAGGTGTTCTTTTAGTAGGATCTCCTGGAACAGGAAAGACCTTGCTTGCCAAAGCAGTTGCAGGTGAGGCAGGTGTAAATTTTTTTCATATGTCAGGTTCTGATTTTGTTGAGATGTTTGTAGGGGTTGGAGCAAGTCGTGTTAGGGATTTGTTTGACAATGCAAGAAAAAATGCTCCTTGCATAATTTTTATTGATGAACTTGATGCTGTTGGAAGAAGTCGTGGCGCTGGCCTTGGTGGTGGTCATGATGAGAGAGAGCAAACTCTTAATCAGTTATTAGTCGAGATGGATGGTTTTGGGACATATACTAATGTAATTGTGATGGCAGCAACAAATAGGCCTGATGTTCTTGATTCTGCTTTGCTTAGACCTGGAAGGTTTGACAGGCAAGTAACAGTGACGCTTCCTGATATTAAGGAGAGAGAAGCAATACTGAATATACATGCTCAAAAGACTAAACTTTCAAAAGAAATTGACTTACATGTAATAGCAAGAGCTACTCCTGGTGTTAGTGGTGCTGATCTTGCAAATTTGATTAATGAGGGTGCTTTAATTGCTGCAAGGAATGATCAATCTGAGATTCTTATGCATGATTTAGAAGAAGCTAGAGATAAAATATTAATGGGCGTTGCTAAAAAGTCTATGACTATTACTGATAGACAGAAACTTGAAACAGCTTATCATGAAGCAGGACATGCATTGCTTCATTATTATCTTGAATATTCTGATCCTTTACATAAGGTTACTATTATTCCTAGAGGTAGAGCTCTTGGGGTTGCTTTTTCTCTTCCTAGGGAGGATAGGCTTTCAATAAATAAAAATCAGATTCTTGATAAGATTAAGATATGTTATGGTGGTTATGCTAGTGAGCAGATTAATTTGGGTTTTACTACAGCTGGTGTGCAAAATGATTTGATGCAAGCTACTAATTTGGCAAAAAAAATGGTTACAGAATGGGGTATGGGGGAAGATGTAGGCCCAATATTTTTAGTGGATGATGAAGCTCCAATTTTTCTTCCAAAAGAATTTTCTAAGTCAAGAGCATATTCTGAGCATACTGCTGATAGAGTAGACAGGGAAGTTAAGAGAATTCTTGAAGGATGTTTAAAAGAAGCTTCAGATATTTTGATGAACCATAAAGATCAGTTAGTGAAACTTGCAGAAGCTTTAGTTGCAAGAGAAACTTTGACAGATAATGAAGTAAGAGAGCTTTTAGGATTTGAAATTGTTGAGAGTGAGCATGAAAAAAGTTTAAGAGAGTCTAAATTGGAGACAGTCAATGGGTAAATAAAATTTTGAAGGGGTCTTATGGTTATCTTGAAAATTATATTTATGTTTTTCTTTTTAGTAAGCTTGAATGATTTAAATGCTAGTTTAAATCATAGAGACAAAGATATATCAGAGATTCTTTTTATTGAGGCTAAAGATTTTGATGGTACTCAAAGGGGACTTGATATGCTTTATGGTTCTCTTGAATTTAATTTAAGAAACTCAGATTCTCTTTATGAACTTTCATTGAGAAATGATATTTCTCTGCTGGATAAAATTTATTTGTTGGATTCGGCAATAAATATTAATAATTTTACGTTTGTAGAGCCTAGGGATTTGTATTATCAATATTTTTCATTGATTCTAAGTCAAAGTGAGGATATTGGTAAAAACAGGGAAATTATTACTATTTATGATAAATTGTATGGAGATCTGCAAAGTGATAAAGATTTGATTTACATGAGGCTTGAAGCTTCCAGTAAACTTGGGGATTTTAAGGGAAGTTTTAATAAAGTGTTAGCCGACTCTTTTGCTATGTATAGTGATGATTTGAGGTTTTTTAAATGGTTTTTAAAAGAAGATAAATTTTTTCCAAGTCTTTTTGGTAAACTTAAATTAAAAGAAGATTCTTTTTTTAGTAGTGATAATATTGATTTTATTTTTAAAAATACATCATTAAATGAGGCTAATTCTGTTGCTTTATTTACTTTTTTAAAAAATAAGAGCGAAAATTTAAACGGTCTTCAGAGTACGTATTTGCTTAAATATAGACTTTTGACACCTGATGAAGCTTATATGTTTTTTAAAAAAGCACCTCCAAAAATAATAGGTGAATATAAAATGTTTTATGATCTCTTAAGAGATCCTAGTATACGAGATGAGTTTTTAAGTCATTATAAGCATTTGACCGGTATGTATTTTGTGGATGATAAGAATAATGCCGCAGTATTTGAAAATGGAGTTTTGGTAAGTTTTTTTTCAAAAATAATGGACTATCCTATGGATTTAAACTTAGATGAAAATTATTTTAATAAAGTTTATTTCAAAGATAAGGTCCCTGTTCGTTATGAAAATACTTTGCTTGGTTATAAAGTTAATTATTCTGTTTATCCTTATGTCAATATGATTGAGGTTGATTATTCAGATAAGAAGCATGTATATACTTTTGCTTTAGATTCTTTTCGGTATGAAGTTTTTGATAATTATTTTAATTACAACTTTGATTATGTAGGTATTAATGAATTTTTAATAGCTAATGTTCCAGAAATTTTTCTTCCCAGTATGTTAAGTTTGAATCCAAAACGAGTTTCTGTTTTAGATATTCAAAAAAATTTAATAGAGAAAAAAATTTTTAATAATTCTGATATTATTGAAGTGAAAAATTACTCTTCTGGTAATTTGGTTTCAGTTTATAGAAAAATTAATGGGTCTGAAAAATTTAATTATATTGAAATTTATGATAAAGGAGTTTTGAAAGTTAAGAAAGTTATTTTAGATGATAGTTTTGATGTCTATCATAACATTAATTAACTTTTGAGAGTTATTGATGCATAGAAAAATTTTTATTATTTTTATGTTATTTTTTTCATGCAGCACAATAAAAGACATAGATGACAAACAAATTTATTATATACCATCTAAAAGCATAAATAAACATATTGAAGATAATAATTTTGAGATTGCTCTTTCAAGTTATTATAATCTAAGAAATAATGGTTTTGAAATGGATCAAGTTATTCTAGGCTTAAGAGATAAAGCTTTAACCGGAATTCAAAATGAATATCTTAAATTTTGTAAGGAAGGGAATTATGAAAAAGCACTCTTTAAGCTTGAAACTTTAAATTTGTTTGGTATGATGCTTGCAGAGAGTAGAGAGCAATTAATTTTGAAGCATCTTGAGAGTGTGAAACACAGGGATCCAATGCTTGCGAGTTTATTTGCAAAATATTATTCATTGTATAATACTTTTGATTCTTTGCAAAATTTTGTTATTAATGAAAAAACTCCTCTGAGAAATGTTTTGCTTAATACGGCTGTTTTAACAGTTTGGGTAGATATGGGTACTAAAATTTTAAACGGTCATAGGCGTCCAAATATTGCCTTAGGCTCTGCTTTTGTTGTTGATAGTCTTAAAGGGTATGCTTTGACCAATTATCATGTGATTAGTTCTCAAGTTGATAATAATTATAATGGGATTTCCAATCTTTATGTAAGACTTCCAAGAGGTAAGGGTGAAAAACTTCCCGCAACGGTCATTTCTTATTCAAAGGAAATGGATCTTGCTTTAATTAAGGTATCTTTTAAATTAGATCATCAGTTTAATTTGAATTATTCTTCGAATATTAATATTGGAGATAGAATTTATGCCATGGGTTCTCCTATGGGATTTGAAAAAACTATTACATCAGGAATAATTTCTGGACAGAATAGAAATTTATTATCTGTTGGTGATTCTTATCAAATTGATGCTGCCATTAATCAGGGAAATTCTGGTGGACCTGTGGTAAATGAAAGTGGCGAGTTAGTTGGACTTACATTTGCTGGAATTTTATATTCACAAGGTCTTAATTTTGTTATACCTTCAAAATGGGTTTTAAAGGTTTTGCCATTTATGTATGAAGGTGGAATTTTAAGAAATAAGTGGTTGGGATTTACTTTTTCTGAAAGTTTGAAAGATTTAGAGATATCATATGTAGCTCCTAATTCTCCTGCAGATATTGGTGGGTTAAGGAGTGGGGATGCTATTCTTAGTGTTAATTCTTTGAAATTTGATAGTTTAAGAGATCTTCAGTACTATATTTTGCAAAAAAAATCTATGGTTAAAATTAAATATAGAAGAGATAATAAAGAGTATGAGAGTTATTTGTATCCACAAGACCGGCCAGACGATATTATTGAGAGTATTATAGAGAGTGATTCTTTTAAGAATTTGATGGGAGCTTTTTTGGGTTTAAATTTGAGTTTGGTTTCTGGAAGGGAGTATAGAGTTGCTAAGGTTTTTTCAAATGGTCTTGGTGATGAACTTAATTTTAGGGATAATGATGAAATTTTTGTTTATGCTTCTAATTATCTTAAGGATAAGAGAGTGTTTGTTTTATTGCTTTATGTTAAAAGACTGTTTTCAGGATATTTAGGAGCTCCTTTGCAACTTATTATTCCTTTTGATTCACTTGTATTTGTATAAAAGAGCTTTTAACGTGTTTGGAGTTGATTTTTATGAGCTTTTATTTGAATTTAGTTAGTGGAGATACTAAATCCAAACTTGATGATATTGTATCTATTAGTCATTTTGATTTTAAAGATAATTTAAATTTGATGCTTATAATTGGTCCTATGGGTAGTGGTAAAACAGAATATGCTGCTAAAATTTATAAGGATTCTCTTATTATCAAGAATAAATCTTCTAAAGTGTTAGATTCCATTACCAAGGGACGTAGAAACAGAGCCAATATATTTTTTATTAGAAATATTCTTGATAAGAAAAGGTTTAAAGGTTATCCTAAAAACGTTATTCCTTATAGAGGAGGTGGAAGTGATAGGATTGATGGAGTTGATTTTGCAGGTAATTCTTTTGATGTAGGTCAATTAATAGACGATAATCCTGAATATGGAACCTTTATTATTGATGAAACTTGTTTTTACGATGAACGTTTGGTTTTTATTTTAAATAAAATCGCATTAGATTCAAATGTATTATTTATACTTCCTACTTTACTTTATAATTTTAGGAAAGAGATATTTAATAATACTGCTAAACTTTTAATAGAATATTCAGATAAGATTTGTCGTCTTGGTGCTTATTGTGAGCATGTTAATTGTATGGATGAATCTTTTTTGACATACAGATATTATTTTTACAAAGGAGAGGAAATAGCTGCACCTTATTTTGATCCTTTGTTAATTGTTGGTGGTGATGAGATTATTGAGTCTGCTATTTATCCAAATTATGCTACAAGATGTTCTAGTCATCATTATCTTGTTGGTAGGGAGTATTTTTTTACCATTCTTAAACCTTTTGCATTGTTGTATACGCAAGGTGATAAAAAATTGCTTGAGAGAGAAATAATGGATTTGAGCAGTAATGTGAAGAATTCAAATTTTGAAAATTCTCTTTTGATTGAATCTAGGGGAAGATGTGATATTGCAGTTTTAGAAAATTTGTTAGGATTGCCTTTTTTAGCAGAAAGAGCTTTAATTACACTGTCATTGGAATGTAATATTCTTAGTAAGGGAGATCTTAAAGAGCTTATTGATAAGTTTTCTCTTAGTAAGGATTATATTCAAAAAGTGATTGTTTCAAGAGAGTATCAATGGATTTTTTAGAGAAATATTAATAATAATTTAGTCTTTTTTGAAAGAATTTCTTTGTTTGTTCAATACGTGTTAATTCTCTTGCGATTATATCATAGTAGTTAAGTTCTTTAGTTTCAATTCTATGATATTCATCTTCCCAGTTTGTTATTCCATCGCTTTGCATTTTAGTAAATTTATATTTTTGCAATTGTTTGTGGTACTTTAAAGCTTCTGTATAGTAGTCAGTAGCTATTTTATAAAACTTTGTAGACTTATTTAAATTTGCAAGAATTCCTTTCTTTTTTGGGGTTTTATAAAAATATGTATGTTTTGTATCAAATAAATCTCCTAAATACAGATGTTGCTTAACAAGAAGTAAATTTACATGCATTTTAAAGAGAAGCTTATATTTATCCCATTCTTCTCTTGTTTCTATTTTTGATAAAGAATAGTTTGGATTTCCAAATGGATATTTTAATGCATTTTGTAAAAAAAATATATTTCTTTTATAGTTATTGGGATTTTTTTTCATTTGTTCGTTGAAAATGACATACCATTGTTCAGCATAGAAAAATTTTGATGATGCATTGATATTGGTTATGAGTAGAATTGAAAATATTATTAGACATAATATAAAAAATTTTTTATGGAACATGTTCTGTATCCTTGTCCTTGTTTTAATTATATTAAAATTTTATTAAATCAAAAATTTTCCTTGTACTTGTTTCTAAGTCTTCTTCATTTGAGTTTTCAATGTATACAATATCAATTAGGTCGTCAAAAATTTTGAGCATTTCTGTATATCTAGAGTTGATTTCTTTGAATTTTGCTGCTTCAAACTCAAAGAGATCAGCTTGTATTCTGTTTTTTTGAATTCGTTTGTATGCAATACTGGGATCCGTTTTTATGAAGAAAAGTTTTTCAGGTAGTGGGAAGTCTTTGTTTATTTTATATCCCAATTCTCCTTGATATGCTATAGATGAGAATAAATATCTGTCGGTTATTACTTTTGTTTTACCTTTATTTAATATTTCTATTATTCCATTCTTTGTGTTATATAAATGTTCATATCTGTCTGCTACATATAAGTATGCTAGTGACACCTTTCTTAAGGGATTTTTAAAATTAGTTAGTTGCTGTCTTATGAATTCTCCAATGACCCCTTGTGATGGTTCTTTTGTAAAGTAATATTTCAGTTTGTTATTACAGAGTTTTTGTAGTTTTTGAATTATACTTGTTTTTCCACTTCCATCGATTCCTTCTATGCAATAGAAGTTTTTTAGGATCTTATTCACAGAAATTGTCTCCTTAAATGTTTTGAGTAATTAGATACTTACTTAAGTATTATATAATATATATACATATATATATGAATTTGTTTTTTATAAGAAATAAGATTGCTCTATCTTTTATTTTTTCAATGATAGTCTTTGTATCAATTCTTGTTATCTTTATTGTATTTATTCAAGCCCAAGTTTATTCTGCTAAATTTTTTATTATGAGTTACCTTGAATCGAAAACAGGCTTTAAAATCAAGTATGATAAAATTGCCCCTTATTTTTTATCTTCAATAAAAATAGATAATCTGGAGTTGAGCTTAAATGATAAAGATACAATATTGATGAATACTGTTAAAGTCAATTTGGATTTGTTTAAACTGCTATTAGGAGATAAAAACATTATTTTAGATGTTTTTGTAAGGGGAAGTACTTTGAATTTTGATTTAAATGATTTTAAATTTCTTAACCCTCAGAGTTCACATTCTCATACATTAAAATTAGATGATGATAGTACTAGTCATGCAATGTTTGGTAAAATGTTTAATTTATTTGATAGTCTTCATGTGCATTTAGAAGATATTAATATGAATTTTAGACTAATTTCTGATAAGTTTCTTAAATTTCAAATTAAGAGTTTTGCATTAAAGACTATTGATGATGATTTTTTATTTAGTTTTATTGTTGATTTTAGTTCTATTGCAGTTTTAAATCCTGATGTTAGTCATGAAAATATTCTTGATTCGACTTTTTATTTTGAAGGTAAGTTTAAAAAAGAGCTTGAAGATGGATATATTAACTTTAGTTTTTTAAAATTACATACAAGTTATTTTGATTTGCTTGAGCAAGGCTTTCAAATAAATTATTCTAAGGGAAATATTGAAATTTTTAATATTCTCAGAGAGAATTTGGATTTTGATTTAAGATATGATTTTAATAAAAAATTTTTAAGATTAGATGTTTTGTTCTTTGATGTAAATCTTGTAAATTGGATAAGCTTTAATAAAAACTTGAGTGATTATAAAGATTACCTTGATACAAATTTAAATGGTCAACTAGCATTTTCTTATGATTTTAAAGATAAAGATTTACGGTATGCATTTTTATTAAATTCATCTTCAAATGCTAATATGGTAAATAAAGAGATTCAGGGATTAAAAGTCCAAATTAAAGGGAATGAATCAGTTGTAGATGTTCAAAATGCTTTTGTAAAACTTAAGAGAGGATTTATTGGTTATAAGGGCTATTATTCTTTAAAAGATTTAGTACCAATAGGAAGGCTTGATTTTAGGTCTGCAAAGATTTTTAATTTTAAGGATATTAATGGGCATTTAAATTTTAGTAAAATAAATCAAAATTTTTGCGTAAGATCTGAT
It contains:
- a CDS encoding thymidine kinase, coding for MSFYLNLVSGDTKSKLDDIVSISHFDFKDNLNLMLIIGPMGSGKTEYAAKIYKDSLIIKNKSSKVLDSITKGRRNRANIFFIRNILDKKRFKGYPKNVIPYRGGGSDRIDGVDFAGNSFDVGQLIDDNPEYGTFIIDETCFYDERLVFILNKIALDSNVLFILPTLLYNFRKEIFNNTAKLLIEYSDKICRLGAYCEHVNCMDESFLTYRYYFYKGEEIAAPYFDPLLIVGGDEIIESAIYPNYATRCSSHHYLVGREYFFTILKPFALLYTQGDKKLLEREIMDLSSNVKNSNFENSLLIESRGRCDIAVLENLLGLPFLAERALITLSLECNILSKGDLKELIDKFSLSKDYIQKVIVSREYQWIF
- the ftsH gene encoding ATP-dependent zinc metalloprotease FtsH — encoded protein: MNINNNNLNNNGKSNNKKKNKNWILVLVIVFLVLAIFMSYFMRGGENYKNVPYSTFQTYLDSGLVESAIIIDKSQIQFIVKNSNLGKSYFSTSIPYFDINLLSELKAKRVEVSSGKSQSSLIGVILQTLPWILFFIFFFFIFRQTQGGGGKVFSFGKSNAQKYEAGKNKVTFKDVAGQEEAKQELREVVEFLKNPKKFEKIGARIPKGVLLVGSPGTGKTLLAKAVAGEAGVNFFHMSGSDFVEMFVGVGASRVRDLFDNARKNAPCIIFIDELDAVGRSRGAGLGGGHDEREQTLNQLLVEMDGFGTYTNVIVMAATNRPDVLDSALLRPGRFDRQVTVTLPDIKEREAILNIHAQKTKLSKEIDLHVIARATPGVSGADLANLINEGALIAARNDQSEILMHDLEEARDKILMGVAKKSMTITDRQKLETAYHEAGHALLHYYLEYSDPLHKVTIIPRGRALGVAFSLPREDRLSINKNQILDKIKICYGGYASEQINLGFTTAGVQNDLMQATNLAKKMVTEWGMGEDVGPIFLVDDEAPIFLPKEFSKSRAYSEHTADRVDREVKRILEGCLKEASDILMNHKDQLVKLAEALVARETLTDNEVRELLGFEIVESEHEKSLRESKLETVNG
- the tilS gene encoding tRNA lysidine(34) synthetase TilS codes for the protein MFWNNILTKIESFYFKNSLTKEKVIVAFSGGADSTTLLLSLKEYLNNNIVALYFAHYIRSDFEQNLEIEHIKKFCNFHSITFQIKRCSVDIKRKSRQLGMSVEELARKYRYDALLESFRENGASYIALAHNQNDQFETLVMRFFQGSFLDGLSGIPVINGNIIRPLIDVSREDIEKFLSLNSIVYSVDSTNHEDLYLRNKIRNNLMPVIRKIFKGYERGLKRISDFSSELAGYFDKEDYLSPSKGNYYYFFDAMTFFRLPKYLVFRSIFKILNSEGIVSNLSYGTLGEIFRVNLANKKSKILLKTNDFFLEKRKDKINLIFREAEEMHEPFDFFLRLNECHSLSLGKILLEYLECEDNSILTLRCCSYEFRHRFFRSKLQSKKFFSKFVRYNPLYLMLLVLDDKVIGIIDLNTLNLIWSDKSILKKINISLFGGFLKE
- the pth gene encoding aminoacyl-tRNA hydrolase — its product is MDLLIVGLGNPGSNFFHTRHNVGFGLIDKLVVKHDLSLKKVKNYEYSDFNFENKRIVLIKPLTYMNLSGNIFPFVFARFYMKITNLLIIVDNVDLPLGKCKLRKIGGTSTHNGLRSISESLGSTKYSRLYIGVGKNNESSLRDFVLAKFSDGELKRIRNVFNFLSEEILSIDECNFESKIATINSSSF
- a CDS encoding S1C family serine protease — translated: MHRKIFIIFMLFFSCSTIKDIDDKQIYYIPSKSINKHIEDNNFEIALSSYYNLRNNGFEMDQVILGLRDKALTGIQNEYLKFCKEGNYEKALFKLETLNLFGMMLAESREQLILKHLESVKHRDPMLASLFAKYYSLYNTFDSLQNFVINEKTPLRNVLLNTAVLTVWVDMGTKILNGHRRPNIALGSAFVVDSLKGYALTNYHVISSQVDNNYNGISNLYVRLPRGKGEKLPATVISYSKEMDLALIKVSFKLDHQFNLNYSSNINIGDRIYAMGSPMGFEKTITSGIISGQNRNLLSVGDSYQIDAAINQGNSGGPVVNESGELVGLTFAGILYSQGLNFVIPSKWVLKVLPFMYEGGILRNKWLGFTFSESLKDLEISYVAPNSPADIGGLRSGDAILSVNSLKFDSLRDLQYYILQKKSMVKIKYRRDNKEYESYLYPQDRPDDIIESIIESDSFKNLMGAFLGLNLSLVSGREYRVAKVFSNGLGDELNFRDNDEIFVYASNYLKDKRVFVLLLYVKRLFSGYLGAPLQLIIPFDSLVFV
- the tmk gene encoding dTMP kinase; the encoded protein is MNKILKNFYCIEGIDGSGKTSIIQKLQKLCNNKLKYYFTKEPSQGVIGEFIRQQLTNFKNPLRKVSLAYLYVADRYEHLYNTKNGIIEILNKGKTKVITDRYLFSSIAYQGELGYKINKDFPLPEKLFFIKTDPSIAYKRIQKNRIQADLFEFEAAKFKEINSRYTEMLKIFDDLIDIVYIENSNEEDLETSTRKIFDLIKF